The proteins below are encoded in one region of Saccopteryx leptura isolate mSacLep1 chromosome 1, mSacLep1_pri_phased_curated, whole genome shotgun sequence:
- the LAD1 gene encoding ladinin-1 isoform X5: MSSGRKDWSALSSLAQQWSLEDEEEQRRERRRRHRNLSSTADDGVPGLAENGGRSAAARLLSTEEAEMPKPPPAASTDETEDVQAILRTRRERRHRRQVAEVAQAPVKEQLEAKGGRDSPGSGQPKQQALSLQKEVEAPPRRRLSREQRGPWAREEESSVGREPGGGQKGVPEKKSSVAEKLSALEKRLSSEEASIPERTPALEKKLVLEKAVGLEMLPAAGKMSGSERTLVSEKALIFEKCPVSETKLVPKRAVASEQPQAREQSKVREQPQAREQSKAQEQGKAREQPQAREQSKVREQPQAQEQSKAREQSKAREQPQAQEQSKAREQPQTREQSKASERPQAREQPQTREQSKAREQPQAQEQSKAQEQSKAREQPQTREQSKASERPQAREQPQAREQPAAGGSQRARALPGRTRLSSAESGKCDPPTVTSRLPPITLQVKIPSTEEEEDMFSPTRATYSSSLRRSSPRTISFRMSPRINNSETTLTRSASVRLPVKLGEKLERYHTAVQRSESVKSPGSSRTEFFVAPVGVASKRHLFENELAGQSRAESASSRKDNLRLSGVVTSRLNLWISRTQESSDQSSQEEQRESAATKKTQWEKKDSSLDAKTFVSQV, translated from the exons CCTGGCCCAGCAGTGGAGcctggaggatgaggaggagcagCGGCGGGAACGCCGGAGACGCCACCGGAACCTCAGCTCCACCGCGGACGACGGGGTGCCTGGGCTTGCTGAGAACGGAGGACGGTCTGCCGCGGCCAG GCTATTGAGCACAGAAGAAGCAGAGATGCCCAAGCCGCCCCCCGCAGCCTCCACAGATGAGACCGAGGATGTCCAGGCCATCCTTCGGACGCGGCGGGAGCGGAGGCACAGGCGACAGGTGGCGGAGGTGGCACAGGCCCCCGTGAAGGAGCAGCTGGAGGcaaagggaggaagggacagcCCGGGCTCTGGGCAGCCCAAACAGCAGGCCCTCTCACTCCAGAAGGAGGTGGAGGCGCCGCCTCGCCGCAGACTGAGCCGGGAGCAGCGAGGCCCCTGGGCCCGGGAGGAGGAGAGCTCGGTGGGCAGGGAGCCAGGAGGCGGGCAGAAGGGGGTCCCGGAGAAGAAGTCCTCTGTTGCAGAGAAGCTGTCAGCCCTGGAGAAGAGGTTGAGCTCAGAGGAAGCCTCCATCCCCGAGAGAACACCGGCATTGGAGAAGAAGCTGGTTCTAGAAAAGGCAGTGGGCTTGGAGATGCTGCCGGCTGCGGGGAAGATGTCTGGTTCTGAGAGGACATTGGTGTCTGAGAAAGCCTTGATCTTTGAGAAATGCCCAGTCTCAGAGACAAAGCTGGTCCCAAAGAGGGCCGTGGCCTCAGAGCAGCCCCAGGCCCGGGAGCAGAGCAAGGTCCGAGAGCAGCCCCAGGCCCGGGAGCAGAGCAAGGCCCAGGAACAGGGCAAGGCCCGGGAGCAGCCCCAGGCCCGGGAGCAGAGCAAGGTCCGAgagcagccccaggcccaggagcAGAGCAAGGCCAGGGAACAGAGCAAGGCCAGGGAGCAGCCGCAGGCCCAGGAGCAGAGCAAGGCCAGGGAGCAGCCCCAGACCCGGGAACAGAGCAAGGCCAGTGAGCGGCCCCAGGCCCGGGAGCAGCCCCAGACCCGGGAACAGAGCAAGGCCAGGGAGCAGCCGCAGGCCCAGGAGCAGAGCAAG GCCCAGGAGCAGAGCAAGGCCAGGGAGCAGCCCCAGACCCGGGAACAGAGCAAGGCCAGTGAGCGGCCCCAGGCCCGGGAGCAGCCCCAGGCCCGGGAGCAGCCAGCAGCTGGAGGAAGCCAGAGAGCAAGGGCCCTCCCTGGGAGGACCCGCCTGTCTTCGGCAGAGTCAGGGAAGTGCGACCCTCCAACCGTGACTTCCCGCCTCCCGCCCATCACACTGCAG GTGAAAATTCCCAGcacggaggaagaggaggacatgTTCTCGCCCACCCGGGCCACCTACAGCAGCTCCCTCCGACGCTCTAGCCCCAGGACCATCTCTTTCCGG ATGAGCCCCAGGATAAACAACTCGGAGACAACCTTAACCCGCAG TGCCAGCGTGAGGCTCCCGGTCAAGCTGGGAGAGAAGCTGGAGAGATACCACACTGCCGTCCAG AGGTCCGAGTCGGTCAAGTCTCCAGGCTCCTCCCGCACTGAGTTCTTCGTGGCACCCGTGGGGGTAGCCAGCAAGCGCCACCTCTTTGAGAACGAGCTGGCAGGCCAGAGCCGAGCGGAGTCCGCCTCCAGCCGGAAG GATAACTTGAGGCTCTCGGGGGTTGTGACCTCAAGGCTCAACCTGTGGATCAGCAGGACCCAGGAGTCCAGTGACCAGAGCTCCCAG gaggagcagagagagtcaGCAGCCACCAAGAAGACACAATGGGAGAAGAAAGACTCATCCCTGGACGCCAAG ACCTTTGTCTCACAGGTGTGA
- the LAD1 gene encoding ladinin-1 isoform X3: MSSGRKDWSALSSLAQQWSLEDEEEQRRERRRRHRNLSSTADDGVPGLAENGGRSAAARLLSTEEAEMPKPPPAASTDETEDVQAILRTRRERRHRRQVAEVAQAPVKEQLEAKGGRDSPGSGQPKQQALSLQKEVEAPPRRRLSREQRGPWAREEESSVGREPGGGQKGVPEKKSSVAEKLSALEKRLSSEEASIPERTPALEKKLVLEKAVGLEMLPAAGKMSGSERTLVSEKALIFEKCPVSETKLVPKRAVASEQPQAREQSKAQEQGKAREQPQAREQSKVREQPQAQEQSKAREQSKAREQPQAQEQSKAREQPQTREQSKASERPQAREQPQTREQSKAREQPQAQEQSKAREQPQTREQSKASERPQAREQPQTREQSKAREQPQAQEQSKAREQPQTREQSKASERPQAREQPQAREQPAAGGSQRARALPGRTRLSSAESGKCDPPTVTSRLPPITLQVKIPSTEEEEDMFSPTRATYSSSLRRSSPRTISFRMSPRINNSETTLTRSASVRLPVKLGEKLERYHTAVQRSESVKSPGSSRTEFFVAPVGVASKRHLFENELAGQSRAESASSRKDNLRLSGVVTSRLNLWISRTQESSDQSSQEEQRESAATKKTQWEKKDSSLDAKTFVSQV, encoded by the exons CCTGGCCCAGCAGTGGAGcctggaggatgaggaggagcagCGGCGGGAACGCCGGAGACGCCACCGGAACCTCAGCTCCACCGCGGACGACGGGGTGCCTGGGCTTGCTGAGAACGGAGGACGGTCTGCCGCGGCCAG GCTATTGAGCACAGAAGAAGCAGAGATGCCCAAGCCGCCCCCCGCAGCCTCCACAGATGAGACCGAGGATGTCCAGGCCATCCTTCGGACGCGGCGGGAGCGGAGGCACAGGCGACAGGTGGCGGAGGTGGCACAGGCCCCCGTGAAGGAGCAGCTGGAGGcaaagggaggaagggacagcCCGGGCTCTGGGCAGCCCAAACAGCAGGCCCTCTCACTCCAGAAGGAGGTGGAGGCGCCGCCTCGCCGCAGACTGAGCCGGGAGCAGCGAGGCCCCTGGGCCCGGGAGGAGGAGAGCTCGGTGGGCAGGGAGCCAGGAGGCGGGCAGAAGGGGGTCCCGGAGAAGAAGTCCTCTGTTGCAGAGAAGCTGTCAGCCCTGGAGAAGAGGTTGAGCTCAGAGGAAGCCTCCATCCCCGAGAGAACACCGGCATTGGAGAAGAAGCTGGTTCTAGAAAAGGCAGTGGGCTTGGAGATGCTGCCGGCTGCGGGGAAGATGTCTGGTTCTGAGAGGACATTGGTGTCTGAGAAAGCCTTGATCTTTGAGAAATGCCCAGTCTCAGAGACAAAGCTGGTCCCAAAGAGGGCCGTGGCCTCAGAGCAGCCCCAGGCCCGGGAGCAGAGCAAG GCCCAGGAACAGGGCAAGGCCCGGGAGCAGCCCCAGGCCCGGGAGCAGAGCAAGGTCCGAgagcagccccaggcccaggagcAGAGCAAGGCCAGGGAACAGAGCAAGGCCAGGGAGCAGCCGCAGGCCCAGGAGCAGAGCAAGGCCAGGGAGCAGCCCCAGACCCGGGAACAGAGCAAGGCCAGTGAGCGGCCCCAGGCCCGGGAGCAGCCCCAGACCCGGGAACAGAGCAAGGCCAGGGAGCAGCCGCAGGCCCAGGAGCAGAGCAAGGCCAGGGAGCAGCCCCAGACCCGGGAACAGAGCAAGGCCAGTGAGCGGCCCCAGGCCCGGGAGCAGCCCCAGACCCGGGAACAGAGCAAGGCCAGGGAGCAGCCGCAGGCCCAGGAGCAGAGCAAGGCCAGGGAGCAGCCCCAGACCCGGGAACAGAGCAAGGCCAGTGAGCGGCCCCAGGCCCGGGAGCAGCCCCAGGCCCGGGAGCAGCCAGCAGCTGGAGGAAGCCAGAGAGCAAGGGCCCTCCCTGGGAGGACCCGCCTGTCTTCGGCAGAGTCAGGGAAGTGCGACCCTCCAACCGTGACTTCCCGCCTCCCGCCCATCACACTGCAG GTGAAAATTCCCAGcacggaggaagaggaggacatgTTCTCGCCCACCCGGGCCACCTACAGCAGCTCCCTCCGACGCTCTAGCCCCAGGACCATCTCTTTCCGG ATGAGCCCCAGGATAAACAACTCGGAGACAACCTTAACCCGCAG TGCCAGCGTGAGGCTCCCGGTCAAGCTGGGAGAGAAGCTGGAGAGATACCACACTGCCGTCCAG AGGTCCGAGTCGGTCAAGTCTCCAGGCTCCTCCCGCACTGAGTTCTTCGTGGCACCCGTGGGGGTAGCCAGCAAGCGCCACCTCTTTGAGAACGAGCTGGCAGGCCAGAGCCGAGCGGAGTCCGCCTCCAGCCGGAAG GATAACTTGAGGCTCTCGGGGGTTGTGACCTCAAGGCTCAACCTGTGGATCAGCAGGACCCAGGAGTCCAGTGACCAGAGCTCCCAG gaggagcagagagagtcaGCAGCCACCAAGAAGACACAATGGGAGAAGAAAGACTCATCCCTGGACGCCAAG ACCTTTGTCTCACAGGTGTGA
- the LAD1 gene encoding ladinin-1 isoform X1, whose protein sequence is MSSGRKDWSALSSLAQQWSLEDEEEQRRERRRRHRNLSSTADDGVPGLAENGGRSAAARLLSTEEAEMPKPPPAASTDETEDVQAILRTRRERRHRRQVAEVAQAPVKEQLEAKGGRDSPGSGQPKQQALSLQKEVEAPPRRRLSREQRGPWAREEESSVGREPGGGQKGVPEKKSSVAEKLSALEKRLSSEEASIPERTPALEKKLVLEKAVGLEMLPAAGKMSGSERTLVSEKALIFEKCPVSETKLVPKRAVASEQPQAREQSKVREQPQAREQSKAQEQGKAREQPQAREQSKVREQPQAQEQSKAREQSKAREQPQAQEQSKAREQPQTREQSKASERPQAREQPQTREQSKAREQPQAQEQSKAREQPQTREQSKASERPQAREQPQTREQSKAREQPQAQEQSKAREQPQTREQSKASERPQAREQPQAREQPAAGGSQRARALPGRTRLSSAESGKCDPPTVTSRLPPITLQVKIPSTEEEEDMFSPTRATYSSSLRRSSPRTISFRMSPRINNSETTLTRSASVRLPVKLGEKLERYHTAVQRSESVKSPGSSRTEFFVAPVGVASKRHLFENELAGQSRAESASSRKDNLRLSGVVTSRLNLWISRTQESSDQSSQEEQRESAATKKTQWEKKDSSLDAKTFVSQV, encoded by the exons CCTGGCCCAGCAGTGGAGcctggaggatgaggaggagcagCGGCGGGAACGCCGGAGACGCCACCGGAACCTCAGCTCCACCGCGGACGACGGGGTGCCTGGGCTTGCTGAGAACGGAGGACGGTCTGCCGCGGCCAG GCTATTGAGCACAGAAGAAGCAGAGATGCCCAAGCCGCCCCCCGCAGCCTCCACAGATGAGACCGAGGATGTCCAGGCCATCCTTCGGACGCGGCGGGAGCGGAGGCACAGGCGACAGGTGGCGGAGGTGGCACAGGCCCCCGTGAAGGAGCAGCTGGAGGcaaagggaggaagggacagcCCGGGCTCTGGGCAGCCCAAACAGCAGGCCCTCTCACTCCAGAAGGAGGTGGAGGCGCCGCCTCGCCGCAGACTGAGCCGGGAGCAGCGAGGCCCCTGGGCCCGGGAGGAGGAGAGCTCGGTGGGCAGGGAGCCAGGAGGCGGGCAGAAGGGGGTCCCGGAGAAGAAGTCCTCTGTTGCAGAGAAGCTGTCAGCCCTGGAGAAGAGGTTGAGCTCAGAGGAAGCCTCCATCCCCGAGAGAACACCGGCATTGGAGAAGAAGCTGGTTCTAGAAAAGGCAGTGGGCTTGGAGATGCTGCCGGCTGCGGGGAAGATGTCTGGTTCTGAGAGGACATTGGTGTCTGAGAAAGCCTTGATCTTTGAGAAATGCCCAGTCTCAGAGACAAAGCTGGTCCCAAAGAGGGCCGTGGCCTCAGAGCAGCCCCAGGCCCGGGAGCAGAGCAAGGTCCGAGAGCAGCCCCAGGCCCGGGAGCAGAGCAAGGCCCAGGAACAGGGCAAGGCCCGGGAGCAGCCCCAGGCCCGGGAGCAGAGCAAGGTCCGAgagcagccccaggcccaggagcAGAGCAAGGCCAGGGAACAGAGCAAGGCCAGGGAGCAGCCGCAGGCCCAGGAGCAGAGCAAGGCCAGGGAGCAGCCCCAGACCCGGGAACAGAGCAAGGCCAGTGAGCGGCCCCAGGCCCGGGAGCAGCCCCAGACCCGGGAACAGAGCAAGGCCAGGGAGCAGCCGCAGGCCCAGGAGCAGAGCAAGGCCAGGGAGCAGCCCCAGACCCGGGAACAGAGCAAGGCCAGTGAGCGGCCCCAGGCCCGGGAGCAGCCCCAGACCCGGGAACAGAGCAAGGCCAGGGAGCAGCCGCAGGCCCAGGAGCAGAGCAAGGCCAGGGAGCAGCCCCAGACCCGGGAACAGAGCAAGGCCAGTGAGCGGCCCCAGGCCCGGGAGCAGCCCCAGGCCCGGGAGCAGCCAGCAGCTGGAGGAAGCCAGAGAGCAAGGGCCCTCCCTGGGAGGACCCGCCTGTCTTCGGCAGAGTCAGGGAAGTGCGACCCTCCAACCGTGACTTCCCGCCTCCCGCCCATCACACTGCAG GTGAAAATTCCCAGcacggaggaagaggaggacatgTTCTCGCCCACCCGGGCCACCTACAGCAGCTCCCTCCGACGCTCTAGCCCCAGGACCATCTCTTTCCGG ATGAGCCCCAGGATAAACAACTCGGAGACAACCTTAACCCGCAG TGCCAGCGTGAGGCTCCCGGTCAAGCTGGGAGAGAAGCTGGAGAGATACCACACTGCCGTCCAG AGGTCCGAGTCGGTCAAGTCTCCAGGCTCCTCCCGCACTGAGTTCTTCGTGGCACCCGTGGGGGTAGCCAGCAAGCGCCACCTCTTTGAGAACGAGCTGGCAGGCCAGAGCCGAGCGGAGTCCGCCTCCAGCCGGAAG GATAACTTGAGGCTCTCGGGGGTTGTGACCTCAAGGCTCAACCTGTGGATCAGCAGGACCCAGGAGTCCAGTGACCAGAGCTCCCAG gaggagcagagagagtcaGCAGCCACCAAGAAGACACAATGGGAGAAGAAAGACTCATCCCTGGACGCCAAG ACCTTTGTCTCACAGGTGTGA
- the LAD1 gene encoding ladinin-1 isoform X6: protein MSSGRKDWSALSSLAQQWSLEDEEEQRRERRRRHRNLSSTADDGVPGLAENGGRSAAARLLSTEEAEMPKPPPAASTDETEDVQAILRTRRERRHRRQVAEVAQAPVKEQLEAKGGRDSPGSGQPKQQALSLQKEVEAPPRRRLSREQRGPWAREEESSVGREPGGGQKGVPEKKSSVAEKLSALEKRLSSEEASIPERTPALEKKLVLEKAVGLEMLPAAGKMSGSERTLVSEKALIFEKCPVSETKLVPKRAVASEQPQAREQSKAREQSKAREQPQAQEQSKAREQPQTREQSKASERPQAREQPQTREQSKAREQPQAQEQSKAREQPQTREQSKASERPQAREQPQTREQSKAREQPQAQEQSKAREQPQTREQSKASERPQAREQPQAREQPAAGGSQRARALPGRTRLSSAESGKCDPPTVTSRLPPITLQVKIPSTEEEEDMFSPTRATYSSSLRRSSPRTISFRMSPRINNSETTLTRSASVRLPVKLGEKLERYHTAVQRSESVKSPGSSRTEFFVAPVGVASKRHLFENELAGQSRAESASSRKDNLRLSGVVTSRLNLWISRTQESSDQSSQEEQRESAATKKTQWEKKDSSLDAKTFVSQV, encoded by the exons CCTGGCCCAGCAGTGGAGcctggaggatgaggaggagcagCGGCGGGAACGCCGGAGACGCCACCGGAACCTCAGCTCCACCGCGGACGACGGGGTGCCTGGGCTTGCTGAGAACGGAGGACGGTCTGCCGCGGCCAG GCTATTGAGCACAGAAGAAGCAGAGATGCCCAAGCCGCCCCCCGCAGCCTCCACAGATGAGACCGAGGATGTCCAGGCCATCCTTCGGACGCGGCGGGAGCGGAGGCACAGGCGACAGGTGGCGGAGGTGGCACAGGCCCCCGTGAAGGAGCAGCTGGAGGcaaagggaggaagggacagcCCGGGCTCTGGGCAGCCCAAACAGCAGGCCCTCTCACTCCAGAAGGAGGTGGAGGCGCCGCCTCGCCGCAGACTGAGCCGGGAGCAGCGAGGCCCCTGGGCCCGGGAGGAGGAGAGCTCGGTGGGCAGGGAGCCAGGAGGCGGGCAGAAGGGGGTCCCGGAGAAGAAGTCCTCTGTTGCAGAGAAGCTGTCAGCCCTGGAGAAGAGGTTGAGCTCAGAGGAAGCCTCCATCCCCGAGAGAACACCGGCATTGGAGAAGAAGCTGGTTCTAGAAAAGGCAGTGGGCTTGGAGATGCTGCCGGCTGCGGGGAAGATGTCTGGTTCTGAGAGGACATTGGTGTCTGAGAAAGCCTTGATCTTTGAGAAATGCCCAGTCTCAGAGACAAAGCTGGTCCCAAAGAGGGCCGTGGCCTCAGAGCAGCCCCAGGCCCGGGAGCAGAGCAAG GCCAGGGAACAGAGCAAGGCCAGGGAGCAGCCGCAGGCCCAGGAGCAGAGCAAGGCCAGGGAGCAGCCCCAGACCCGGGAACAGAGCAAGGCCAGTGAGCGGCCCCAGGCCCGGGAGCAGCCCCAGACCCGGGAACAGAGCAAGGCCAGGGAGCAGCCGCAGGCCCAGGAGCAGAGCAAGGCCAGGGAGCAGCCCCAGACCCGGGAACAGAGCAAGGCCAGTGAGCGGCCCCAGGCCCGGGAGCAGCCCCAGACCCGGGAACAGAGCAAGGCCAGGGAGCAGCCGCAGGCCCAGGAGCAGAGCAAGGCCAGGGAGCAGCCCCAGACCCGGGAACAGAGCAAGGCCAGTGAGCGGCCCCAGGCCCGGGAGCAGCCCCAGGCCCGGGAGCAGCCAGCAGCTGGAGGAAGCCAGAGAGCAAGGGCCCTCCCTGGGAGGACCCGCCTGTCTTCGGCAGAGTCAGGGAAGTGCGACCCTCCAACCGTGACTTCCCGCCTCCCGCCCATCACACTGCAG GTGAAAATTCCCAGcacggaggaagaggaggacatgTTCTCGCCCACCCGGGCCACCTACAGCAGCTCCCTCCGACGCTCTAGCCCCAGGACCATCTCTTTCCGG ATGAGCCCCAGGATAAACAACTCGGAGACAACCTTAACCCGCAG TGCCAGCGTGAGGCTCCCGGTCAAGCTGGGAGAGAAGCTGGAGAGATACCACACTGCCGTCCAG AGGTCCGAGTCGGTCAAGTCTCCAGGCTCCTCCCGCACTGAGTTCTTCGTGGCACCCGTGGGGGTAGCCAGCAAGCGCCACCTCTTTGAGAACGAGCTGGCAGGCCAGAGCCGAGCGGAGTCCGCCTCCAGCCGGAAG GATAACTTGAGGCTCTCGGGGGTTGTGACCTCAAGGCTCAACCTGTGGATCAGCAGGACCCAGGAGTCCAGTGACCAGAGCTCCCAG gaggagcagagagagtcaGCAGCCACCAAGAAGACACAATGGGAGAAGAAAGACTCATCCCTGGACGCCAAG ACCTTTGTCTCACAGGTGTGA
- the LAD1 gene encoding ladinin-1 isoform X4, with amino-acid sequence MSSGRKDWSALSSLAQQWSLEDEEEQRRERRRRHRNLSSTADDGVPGLAENGGRSAAARLLSTEEAEMPKPPPAASTDETEDVQAILRTRRERRHRRQVAEVAQAPVKEQLEAKGGRDSPGSGQPKQQALSLQKEVEAPPRRRLSREQRGPWAREEESSVGREPGGGQKGVPEKKSSVAEKLSALEKRLSSEEASIPERTPALEKKLVLEKAVGLEMLPAAGKMSGSERTLVSEKALIFEKCPVSETKLVPKRAVASEQPQAREQSKVREQPQAREQSKAQEQGKAREQPQAREQSKVREQPQAQEQSKAREQSKAREQPQAQEQSKAREQPQTREQSKASERPQAREQPQTREQSKAREQPQAQEQSKAREQPQTREQSKASERPQAREQPQTREQSKAREQPQAQEQSKAREQPQAREQPAAGGSQRARALPGRTRLSSAESGKCDPPTVTSRLPPITLQVKIPSTEEEEDMFSPTRATYSSSLRRSSPRTISFRMSPRINNSETTLTRSASVRLPVKLGEKLERYHTAVQRSESVKSPGSSRTEFFVAPVGVASKRHLFENELAGQSRAESASSRKDNLRLSGVVTSRLNLWISRTQESSDQSSQEEQRESAATKKTQWEKKDSSLDAKTFVSQV; translated from the exons CCTGGCCCAGCAGTGGAGcctggaggatgaggaggagcagCGGCGGGAACGCCGGAGACGCCACCGGAACCTCAGCTCCACCGCGGACGACGGGGTGCCTGGGCTTGCTGAGAACGGAGGACGGTCTGCCGCGGCCAG GCTATTGAGCACAGAAGAAGCAGAGATGCCCAAGCCGCCCCCCGCAGCCTCCACAGATGAGACCGAGGATGTCCAGGCCATCCTTCGGACGCGGCGGGAGCGGAGGCACAGGCGACAGGTGGCGGAGGTGGCACAGGCCCCCGTGAAGGAGCAGCTGGAGGcaaagggaggaagggacagcCCGGGCTCTGGGCAGCCCAAACAGCAGGCCCTCTCACTCCAGAAGGAGGTGGAGGCGCCGCCTCGCCGCAGACTGAGCCGGGAGCAGCGAGGCCCCTGGGCCCGGGAGGAGGAGAGCTCGGTGGGCAGGGAGCCAGGAGGCGGGCAGAAGGGGGTCCCGGAGAAGAAGTCCTCTGTTGCAGAGAAGCTGTCAGCCCTGGAGAAGAGGTTGAGCTCAGAGGAAGCCTCCATCCCCGAGAGAACACCGGCATTGGAGAAGAAGCTGGTTCTAGAAAAGGCAGTGGGCTTGGAGATGCTGCCGGCTGCGGGGAAGATGTCTGGTTCTGAGAGGACATTGGTGTCTGAGAAAGCCTTGATCTTTGAGAAATGCCCAGTCTCAGAGACAAAGCTGGTCCCAAAGAGGGCCGTGGCCTCAGAGCAGCCCCAGGCCCGGGAGCAGAGCAAGGTCCGAGAGCAGCCCCAGGCCCGGGAGCAGAGCAAGGCCCAGGAACAGGGCAAGGCCCGGGAGCAGCCCCAGGCCCGGGAGCAGAGCAAGGTCCGAgagcagccccaggcccaggagcAGAGCAAGGCCAGGGAACAGAGCAAGGCCAGGGAGCAGCCGCAGGCCCAGGAGCAGAGCAAGGCCAGGGAGCAGCCCCAGACCCGGGAACAGAGCAAGGCCAGTGAGCGGCCCCAGGCCCGGGAGCAGCCCCAGACCCGGGAACAGAGCAAGGCCAGGGAGCAGCCGCAGGCCCAGGAGCAGAGCAAGGCCAGGGAGCAGCCCCAGACCCGGGAACAGAGCAAGGCCAGTGAGCGGCCCCAGGCCCGGGAGCAGCCCCAGACCCGGGAACAGAGCAAGGCCAGGGAGCAGCCGCAGGCCCAGGAGCAGAGCAAG GCCCGGGAGCAGCCCCAGGCCCGGGAGCAGCCAGCAGCTGGAGGAAGCCAGAGAGCAAGGGCCCTCCCTGGGAGGACCCGCCTGTCTTCGGCAGAGTCAGGGAAGTGCGACCCTCCAACCGTGACTTCCCGCCTCCCGCCCATCACACTGCAG GTGAAAATTCCCAGcacggaggaagaggaggacatgTTCTCGCCCACCCGGGCCACCTACAGCAGCTCCCTCCGACGCTCTAGCCCCAGGACCATCTCTTTCCGG ATGAGCCCCAGGATAAACAACTCGGAGACAACCTTAACCCGCAG TGCCAGCGTGAGGCTCCCGGTCAAGCTGGGAGAGAAGCTGGAGAGATACCACACTGCCGTCCAG AGGTCCGAGTCGGTCAAGTCTCCAGGCTCCTCCCGCACTGAGTTCTTCGTGGCACCCGTGGGGGTAGCCAGCAAGCGCCACCTCTTTGAGAACGAGCTGGCAGGCCAGAGCCGAGCGGAGTCCGCCTCCAGCCGGAAG GATAACTTGAGGCTCTCGGGGGTTGTGACCTCAAGGCTCAACCTGTGGATCAGCAGGACCCAGGAGTCCAGTGACCAGAGCTCCCAG gaggagcagagagagtcaGCAGCCACCAAGAAGACACAATGGGAGAAGAAAGACTCATCCCTGGACGCCAAG ACCTTTGTCTCACAGGTGTGA